The DNA segment CGAACGACAGCTCCGCGATGCCCTGGCGTGCCTGGAGGCCGCGGCCCCGAGCCCGGTGGCCGCCGCCGATGCCGTGGCGCTCACGTACCTCATCACCCGCCGGGACCATTGAAAGCACGCAGTCGGAAACCCACGGACCCTCCCGAAAGGAACGCGACCATGAACGACGCCTACAGCATCGTCTGCCCCATTGAACCGACCGACCCACGACGCATCCTGGATCTCGACTCGGTGGCCTTCCAGAAGTTCCGTGGGTACGGCCTGGTCCCCGACGAGTCCCTGTCGGCCCTGGAGCAAGCCCGCCCGCTGGCCTTGGTTGCGCTGGCCATGCCGGACGGAATCGAGGACCGGGTGCGCGCGGTGGCGGACCTATGGATGTGGGATTACGTCTTCGACGAACACTTCTTCGATGGCGGTCTGATGCAGGGCAACCCCGCGGCGGCCTGCAACCTCGTCCTTCCGCTGTTGCACCTGTTCGAATGCCCTGAGTATGCGCAGCCGGCCCCTGGCTCCTGGGAGGCTGCCCTGCAGGGCATCTGCAAGAAGATGGAGTCGCTCTGTGGTCCCGGTGAGCTCACCCACTGGGCCTCGGTCACCCGCGACATGTTCGTCGCCTTCGCCTTCGGGGTCTCTTTCGGACAGGCCGGGGACCGGCCAGGCTTCCGGGACACGCTCAGGCTGCGGATGGACACGACCGGTTCGAAGTCCTTTCTCAGCCTCGGCCCCTACATGAACGGATTCGCGCTCTCCGACCGGGAGCTGGCCATCCCCGAGGTGAAGGCCGCCAACCAGGCGTGCAGCGTCTTGTTGGCGCTCGACAATGATCTGCTGTCCTATGACCGGGAGAAAGCGCTCGAGAAGGGCGTGATGGTCAACACCGTCGATGCGCTCGCCACCCAGGAGGGCATCTGCGCGAATGAGGCCGCCGAGAGGATCATCATCGCCCGCAACCAGACGATGGCGCTCTACCTGCGGCTGCGTCGCACCCTCGAGCAGAAGGCTTCTCGGGAGGTGGTGGGCTACCTGGACACCATGGGCAGCTGGGTGCGGGCCGCTCTGGACTGGAGCCTGGCCACGCTGCGCTACCGCTCCTTCGCGGACCCGGCCTCCTTCGGCTCCCGCCTCCATCTGGTCAACACCGGGTCAGAACCGCTCGACTTGGGGCAAGGCGGGAGCATCTGGTGGTGGGACCTGCCCGGCGTCAAATCGCTCAATCCCCAGCCAACCCCTTCAGCCAGCCGAGCGCCTGCTCCGGCGGGCGAGCGATTTCAGTTGCGTCACTGAAATTGCGAGTCAATATTGAAATAGACATTGAAGGAGAGCACGTGACGACGAGCGTGACCGAGAAGGTGTACCGACGGGGACCGTTCCCCGTGAAGTTCCGTTGCCTCGAGGTGCTGCGGGTGACGCCCGTGACGCCGCATGTGGTGCGCGTCACCCTGGGCGGACAGGACATCGAGGGCTTCCACAGCGAGGGCGCGGATGACCACGTGAAGGTCCTGTTCCCGGAGCAGGGCAAGCGCAAGCCCGTGATTCCCACCATGGGCCCCACCGGCCCGCAGCTCCAGCCGGGTGAGAAGAAGCCCGACTCGCGCGACTACACGCCGCGCCGCTACGACTCCACCACCGGCGAGCTGGACCTGGACTTCGTCCTCCACGGCTCCGGCCCCGCGTCCTCGTGGGCGGCCCAGGCGAAGCCCGGTGACATGCTCGGCGTGGGCGGCCCGCGCGGCTCGCTCTTCGTCTCCAACGACTTCGACTGGTACCTGCTCGCCGGCGACGAGACGGCCATCCCCGCCATCGCGCGCAGGCTGGAGGAGCTGCCCGAGGGCGCTCGCGCCATCGTCTTCGTCGAGGTGGCCGACGCCAGTGAGGAGCAGAAGTTCACCACCCGCGCCAACACGACGCTCACCTGGCTGCACCGCGACGGCGCCGAGGCGGGGACGACGGGCTTGCTCCACAAGGCCATCCGCGACCTCGAGTTCCCGCCCGGCGACTACTTCGCCTGGGTGTCGGGAGAGTCGACGGAGATGCGCGCCATCCGTGAGCACCTGCTCAACGAGCGCGGCACGCAGAAGAGCTGGGTCCGCGTCACGGGCTACTGGAAGCGCGGCAGCGCCGACCACGTCCACGACTCGAAGTGATGCACCCCTCGGGGAGGCCCGACACACAGGCCTCCCCGGGGCTCGAGCCCGAGGGCTCT comes from the Myxococcus fulvus genome and includes:
- a CDS encoding siderophore-interacting protein, producing the protein MTTSVTEKVYRRGPFPVKFRCLEVLRVTPVTPHVVRVTLGGQDIEGFHSEGADDHVKVLFPEQGKRKPVIPTMGPTGPQLQPGEKKPDSRDYTPRRYDSTTGELDLDFVLHGSGPASSWAAQAKPGDMLGVGGPRGSLFVSNDFDWYLLAGDETAIPAIARRLEELPEGARAIVFVEVADASEEQKFTTRANTTLTWLHRDGAEAGTTGLLHKAIRDLEFPPGDYFAWVSGESTEMRAIREHLLNERGTQKSWVRVTGYWKRGSADHVHDSK
- a CDS encoding terpene synthase family protein, with translation MNDAYSIVCPIEPTDPRRILDLDSVAFQKFRGYGLVPDESLSALEQARPLALVALAMPDGIEDRVRAVADLWMWDYVFDEHFFDGGLMQGNPAAACNLVLPLLHLFECPEYAQPAPGSWEAALQGICKKMESLCGPGELTHWASVTRDMFVAFAFGVSFGQAGDRPGFRDTLRLRMDTTGSKSFLSLGPYMNGFALSDRELAIPEVKAANQACSVLLALDNDLLSYDREKALEKGVMVNTVDALATQEGICANEAAERIIIARNQTMALYLRLRRTLEQKASREVVGYLDTMGSWVRAALDWSLATLRYRSFADPASFGSRLHLVNTGSEPLDLGQGGSIWWWDLPGVKSLNPQPTPSASRAPAPAGERFQLRH